A segment of the Desulfurococcus mucosus DSM 2162 genome:
ATCGCTCAACGAGATCCTGGACGTTATAAAAGTGGCTGTCTGCATGGGTGGGGGCCCTGCACTCATGTATGCTTCAAAGGCCTACATCATCGCCAAGGAGTTCGCCTCAGAGAAGCAGGGAACCCTGTGACACCTCTTGTTTTCAAACACGCCTAATTTATAAGTTTCTAAAGCAGATCACAGAAACATAGCCTCCAACACATGGCGTGCGGAGAGGTAGCCCGATATGTCACTTTTCAGAAGAAAGAGGAGCCTACCCTTAAGGATAAGCGACATAATGTCGACTCCCCCTATAACGATAAAGGAGACTGAGCCCGTTGAGAAGGCTGCTAAACTAATGTTCGAAAACAACACGTCCAGCGTTATAGTCGTGAACAACGATGGCGTACTAACCGGCATAGTCACAGCGAAGGACGTGGTCGCCGCAGTAGCCCTCGGCAGGATAGGCCA
Coding sequences within it:
- a CDS encoding CBS domain-containing protein is translated as MSLFRRKRSLPLRISDIMSTPPITIKETEPVEKAAKLMFENNTSSVIVVNNDGVLTGIVTAKDVVAAVALGRIGQGIPVGRFMKENPLTISPDASITDALEKMREFNVRHLPVVDKDNRPIGMVSVRDIMDVLLTLLRIIE